A window of Rhipicephalus microplus isolate Deutch F79 chromosome X, USDA_Rmic, whole genome shotgun sequence genomic DNA:
CTCTCGTGTTACTTTTGTCATTGAGTGTTACTCACTGTGAACTGTTGACAGGCTACAGATTGCTTGCATCCCGAGGGAAGAAGCGCGCCTGGTCAAAACCGCGCATTATTTATTCTTACTATCGGCTGATACCATGGCATGAGAGTTTTTCACAAAAAGACTTACACGGAAGTGTGGCGCCACTGTCTATGCGAACTTCATAAGGGGGCTGGAAATGACGGTATacgtgtctgcgaggcttgtgttgttggttgttgagcgaggcttcggctcgAAAGCGCATACTATACTGCTTAAAAAAGCTTTTCAAAAACATAAAATTTATTGCTGGATCTCATTTATGCCTcttatatttaaaaataaaagccAACTTACCTTGACAGCACAACGAAacggcgaaagaaagaaacagacgacataaaagtGGTGGAGGGAACGCTCGCTTTGTCTTCCGCCTTCAGACGTTCGTTGTGTAGTTTGGGAGTTGCACAACCCGGCCTAATTTCGTACCTCTTGGGCTACCGCTACCACTGTTTCTTGGCCACACAGCCGTGGTGCTATCCACAATAAAAGCACGGTATTGACAACAATGCGCAGTTTTTCAGAAATAGGGACTCGAGGGTAGAATCCGCGGAACACCTGTAATCCGTTATGCTAAGACGCCGCCTGTTTTCTTTTTCCGCAGATGTCATTGGTAGATTTCGTTTGCCGGGAATGCAGCATGCAGTTCAGCGGGCCCGTGCCTTACTGGGGCCACCTGAGGAGCCTGAAACATAAGAAAAGAGTTGAAACCCACAGAATGCTAGTTGAGGTGGCCGCGAGTGAAAGCCCGCTGAACTGCAGCCCGGATGTCAAAACAGGAGCCGGTCCTTCCGCCGCGGGGCAACCGTCGCCCCAGATCGCTTCAAAGCCCTTGGTCTGCGAGTTATGTTGTGTGACCACGACCTGCGAGGACGACCTAATTGCTCACGTTAAGGGCAAAAAGCATAAAAAGACACTACAGAGGAAAGAGGGCCTGAGGAAGCTCGCCTCTGCTGAGATCTCGCCCCTGCCATTGGCCTTGTCATCGCCGCCTACGACATCGCTGCCGTCGGCAACGACGCCGTCGATGTCACCACCGATGTCGACCATGTCAGAGCCACAGGAGCTGAAGGAAGAGAACGGCGAAGTGATTGACCTCTCCTGCTGAGTCTGCGGCATCGAGCAGTTTGAACACATCGGCTACTTGATGGAACATCTAGAGAGCGAGGCGCATCGCGAAAGAAGAGTCAGGTCACTGGATAGTGGAAGCTTGCTACTAATGCCCAAAACTCTTAAATTCAGCATTGAGCTTCTGGAAGTATAGATAGTGACCCGAAAAGATGACGTTAACGGTGCATCTAGAAAACGACCGTGGCCGCACTTTTGCGAAGTTTGTTATCTGTATCCTGGGAGAAGATTGGGGCATGCATTTATGTAATAAATCTTTTTCTCCGTCtaggattgtttttttttgccattctttATCGTCGTACTCAAAGTAGTCGTAGATAAATTGTTGTGATTAGTTGTGATCGGCCCATCTCGGTCTGCCTGCCAGGTTCGGCGGTCATTGGTCACTTTTTAGCATTCCTTCTAGCGACCAAAGTGAGCCCTCGTTTCGGCAGCCTCTGCTTCTGCACGAGCTTGTACGGCAGCCAGGCTGATAGTTGGTGAACTGGTGAGCCGTGATGACGAAGAGCGTGAGGAGGGGACTGAGAAGGAACGCCTCGATGGTGTCTCGATGGTGTTTATCAAGCGATGTTTTGATGAGACAACGCGGCAACGGTCAAGCTTCGTTCCTGCCCACGAGGTCCCGCATAGTGAACGTGTGGTAGTCAGTACGTTACGGCGGCATACAAAAAGCGTGCAATACGTTTACACGAACGTCAACTTTGCTGCTGATTGTTGAACGTCGCTGGCCGACATAGTGCTTCCGTGCACTTCTGACGCTTATCGCCCCTCTGGGCAACGTTTTAATATCTGTGAAACCAGCGGAAATATTAAAGAAGAGTTATTTTCCGCATGATAATCTAATCAAATATTCGATATTGTCGAATATTTGAAGTGATTCGAATATTTGAACTTTTCGAATACACTTTTTGCGAATCGAATACGAATAGTGCGAATTTAATATTCGACGAATATTCGaaactttcgaatattcgcacaccactaatatatatatatatatatatatatatatatatatatatatatatatatatatatatatatatatatatatatatatatatataacatgctTTGAGTAGGAGGTGACCTTAGCCTAAGCCTGGCGTACAATCAGTCGTGATTTCCTGGCTGTCACACTGGTTCCGCTCTCCccgttaactactacagctacaATAGGTATCCATGGTCACAAGGGCATGTATATTAAATGATTATACATGGACGTTAATCGTTCGGATGGAGGTATATCACCAAGCGCCAACGTGGATGTGTCTACATTAAATGATGCTTAGCTGTCAAACACCAACCGACATACTATAAGCTCTATTTAGCGTACCCCGTGATACTGTATACCGACACTCTATAAGCACCATTTAGGTATTGCACCATTTAGTTACTGTTAGGTTACTGTTATTGCACCATTTAGTTGCTATTAAGCACCATTTAGTTACCGTAAAACGATATTCTATAAGCACCATTTAGTTATATGGGCAACCAACTGGAAgagcagccccaccgcggtggtttaaTGGCAAAGGtcttcggctgctgaccggcaggtgatcggatcgcggctgcggcggctgcattttctatggaggcgaaaaagctgtaggcccgtgtgtgtgctcaggtttaggtgcactttaaagaaccccaggtggtcgaactttgcggagccctccactacggcgtctctcataatcatatggtggttttgggacgctaaaccttaTATATCCATCAATAAAAGCCTTGAACACTGCTCCATAAATCAACTTAACGGATGGCACTTAACCGTATAATTGacattaacctgacgtgacggctgtgccGTATAgcagcacatatgtaatgtttataaaattgaatagcccacactgcaaccacaactgacgtttcacgaacttAATGATCAATTTGAAAAGTAGCTCCGAAACAAGGCGTGGCTTCTTTGTAgagtacttgattgccacgcacaaTACTGGGGATCGATTCCTACTGAAACCCTgacgtttattatttgcattcgttgggtcaacgctgccgatgccagcttttcttaacgctcacgcggtAATATTACCCTTGTCTGTTGACGCCGTTGCTGGGTAGATATAAAGTGTCAATAACCggcggcacatactcgcatacctATATATGTCACATACCCAcgcacgggtatgtgccacacgtctggcAGGAACatggtttgacgacgtacgtgacaggaTTATTACATTATTCATGCCGCGACCTCGTTAATTGCTGCAATCACTTCTCTGTTGTTCACTGCGATTCCTAGCCATATTCTTCAAACTCTCTTACCCTGACATACTAATTTCAGTTTACCCCAAGTCAAGaagatcacgagagcacccagacgtaggcggatagatagatagatagatagatagatagatagatagatagatagatagatagatagatagatagatagatagatggccaAACGTCTGCAGTATGCAAAGAAGTCATTCGCATTTAATAGGGCCATCTAACAATGATAACGTACATTTTATGATGTTTATGCGTATGAGCTGCATCCGGGATCGGCTCTTCTACGAAAGTGCGACGATTAAATTTGAGGACACCGTCATTGGACGTCTCATTCTGAGGCCACAGAGACGTCGCATTGACGTCATGGTGACAAATATTCTGGTGATATGTCATGCCACAATGACATCCTGGGGTGGCGTCGTCATATCATAATGATTTTTTAGAACAGTCACGTTGACGCTGACGACAACTTTTCGTTATTATGGGACATATAAAGCTTTCACCTTAATAACACAAGCCGACTGCCGTCGAAAAATTTAGGAGCACCTTCACGCCACGAACCGAGACGACgacagagataaaaaaaaaatcctccaaacaacaacaacaaacctAGGAGGTTTGATGTATTatcttgagtttttttttgttttgtgctgcAGTGTTGACATTGGAGCAAAGACAGTCCCGATTCTTACCTCTCCAGGAATGTAACCTCCATATATGTCGCGCTGCTCGTCTACATTTTTCACTGATGAATGACGAGGGAAACGTCGAAGTTACCCTACGTCACCGCCCTACTACCCTATACGCTGTCGGAACAATATCGAAAATACCTTCAAAATATGGTTATTACCCTTCGGTTGGCAACCATGTCGCACActcgtgttgctccgcaagtaaaATGGCAGCTTTCTGATGATTTAAGGTTTGTTCACTCTCATCCTTAACGCGTGTACACTATTTTGCATACAAAAATGGCAATGGGAGAAACATTTCCATGGTTCAGTATACATTTGTGTGCCATACTGCGAGTATATTTTTTGTTGGAGAAATAAACAGCGCGTCTGCGGCCTCGTACGGACCAATTTAATGGATGCCACGTTTACTTTGAGAAACATACGTCCTGAAGAGGTTGTGCTGtccaagaaatggaaagaaaattaaGGCATTCTTGCAAAGTGAACAATACCTGTATTTTACCTACAACTTTCCGCAATTCTTCGAGTCTGATAAAAAATAAAGCAGCATTTATTGTGGCAAGGCAAAATGAGAAAAGTATCAGTAAACTTAAATACTATTTTTTTAGGCGCTGTAGCAAGCAAGCATGCGCTTCAGTTCCGTAGATTCCACAGTGGTGACAAGAAGAGTGGTCGCTGAGTATAGTTTGCAAACCAGGCGCACCCAATTGAGGGCGGTGCCGTAACTCCTCGACCCTAATACCGGCCATTAttagtgagagaaaaaaaacaaagaatgaaaTATCTGCCTCCATCTGTTTCGCTTTCGCCTTGATTGAGGTGACGAAGAGACGTGAACCTCCCCTGCTCCTTCTGCTTGAAAAGAAATGGTGTTTCAGAAGCGCACCTGCTCTGCTGCCATAGCATCGAGCTAGCTCATAGTTTCGCGGAACTTAAACCGACGTTGCTCATGCTGTTGCACTTATAACTCGGAAGCCCGAGAGTTCCACGAAAGGCATGCGAGCAGCATTGGTGCTCATTGAGTCAGTATCTTATTATGCCTCTTTGCTTGAGCTTTTGTACGGCTGATGAATATTTATAACGTTTTTGAGAAGGATGAGAAATCGGTAAGGATCTAGATAACGCCGCGAAACACTCTGCACATGGTGAGATATTACCGAAGTTGCGAAACCTTTTGAATTgtcccaaagaaagaaaaaaaatgaatacacgCCCTTGTTTGATACAACAAAACAGTAAGAAATGTAGATTCAAGAATGACTCTACATTTATCACTTTTTACGCTACAAATTATTCAACTCTAAACGGAGGATAGTTGCGCTATCACGATGACAGCGTAACGCTGTCGAACAAGGAGTACATGCGACAGGCCTGACAGGATGGATCTTCACACGCATCACTGATAATGCACACAACAGATTTGATTCGTAAAAGAAGACGGACCGTTGATACGAAGTTGATAAGAATGTCTATGGAGTACAAGTGATGAAATGGGGAGTTCGTGGATTCAGCAAACGTTGCCGAGCAGAAAACTTCAAGGAGAAGTCAGTCACTCATTTTTGAAGGCATAATTGTAGTTGTCTCATATAGATGAGGCTGCATAGTGCTTTGGTGTTCAGTACGTATCACTGGGCGAGTCTAACGTTTTCCTTTTCCCTTCTTCCAAATGACAGAAGATGCCGGCGACATGTCCTTGAAACGCGTACGTGTATTCGCAGCTTTGACGGAGGGAATAGACCTTTACCGGGGTACGTTAAAGCGTGACGTCACTGGTGCACATGCAAGGCGGTGGTTGGGAAAACTTTCTCGCTGGTGCATCAGCGTGGCGCCTTCGTGTGCTGCCTagagacaactttttttttctttttttaaacgcTTAAACTTTAGCTTACTGGGGCGAGATTAGATGAGGTAGGTACCAGAGAACACCTTGGTGTGTTAAACTGCATGACTAAATACTTGCCACGCTCGCTAGCTGTTTATCCTAAAGACGTAAACACATGTGGTGGCCTGTGCGAAGAAcatgatatgttgggtttaacgtcccaaaaccaccattatgagagacgccgtagtggagggctccgtaaatgtagaccacctggagttctttaacgtgcacccaaatctgaacacacgggcctacatttccgcctccatcggaaatgcagccgccgcagccgtgatttgaacccgcggccggcgagtcagcaaccgagtaccttatccactggaccaccacggcggggctgtagGCATCAGAGGCGATGAAGCAACTGCGCAAAAGATCATCTATATAATTAAGTTATTGGGTTTAAATTTACACAAACCTTCAGTTGGTTGTGAAAAAATGTCCCAAAGTATTTTACTCTAATTTTCACGGGACTTAGTTAACCTCAGCCTAACGCACAGCAAAATGTGATTCTTGcttgtttgttcgttttttttcttttttcattactCTCAGACCAGAACTTTCTGTAGTGACTGAGAATCTTACCCATGACCTCGCACACAGCAGCTCAGAGCCATGTTGCCACCATTATTATACCCAATTGAAAATTACAGTGCACATGCCACGACAGAAATTGAGTACATTCACATTCAcgtcatgcaaatatttctcaaagcgCCAGTTACCGTGAACATGCGGAATAATCGCTGTCGTAGAGGATGAGATTCTTTGCGTGTGGCTATCACCTACGACGAGGAAATCACCCCATGTTAACCGAATAGAATCGTGCATTAGAGGCAGTGGCCCATCTCTTTTGAAGCTGCGACTTTAGAAAGTAGCAATTCACAGAAATTTCTGTCGGACTGTCGACACACGCAGCGCTGCTGTGCAAAAAGATCCTGCAGGCGGAACTTCTTGCCAACCAGTACCTGCTCTAAGGGAGAAGTTGGTGAGTGGGGTGCTCGCAGTGACGTCAAACTGTTTTCAAACAGGGCGATGTCTATTGCCAGCAAGGATAACTTACCAGTGCCCCTCTAGGGTAAGAGGGGCACTGGTAAGTTCTCATTGCTGGCattagacctctccctgtttgaaAACAATGTGACGTCACTGCGAGCGCCCCGCCCAACATCAGTTTACGAGCCAACTGTTATACGAGCCAACTGTTCCAGCTTAGCATTTTTACACACGTGTTTTAAAAAGTATTATGGTTTTCTTGGGTTCAGGATCACAAGAAACTGGACCCCGATTGTTACTTTAGCTTTGGTCATATTATTTTTTGGATGAGTTATCATTACAGAGCATATTTTTGGCAAATGACTATTTTATTCCTTGCGTTCCCACGCTCCATTTTGATATATAAGCGTGAATTAGAGGTCAGGAAGGGCCTTCAGAGTGTTTTTCGAAGAGCCATGCTTGATTACCGGCAAGTATATCGCTGTACACCTCACCCGACGACTACTGGTGCGGCACCCGCTGTTCTCCTTCATAGACGCCAACCACGCACCAGACTTGACATAGGGGAATTGCCTGACCGATGCTGCAGCACggaccaggggcgtagccagggggtgacaCACCGAGcacacgtgccccccccccccccccttcaagtttttttcgccatggcatagagagcaaaaaaatgaccattttaagggggcgcccctcccgaaatcaaaatagtgcccccccccccccccacatataaaaacaaatttctggctacatgcctggcccggactcgtcaagggcgattgaacagTTGCGAGAGCGCCCTTGACGGGCAAAAAAACGAGCAAATTGATGTTGAAAAGCTACACCGACGAAAAACGCGGAGACAAGTAACCCAGCTTGATTACGTGCGTGTTAAGACACCCGCAGTTCACAGCAGGCTGTCTCCACAATTCTCCGCGCCCAAGGAGATCACTGGAAAACGTGAACCAGCCTCGAAGCTCTTCGACGATGGGCGTGTGTTTCCAAGTTTCCGCTGTTCACCCCGGAGCAGTCAACAAAATTAAATCAGGCACTTTTGCTGTTATGAAGTCGTCACATGCATCTAATCAGTCATCTTGTGCACCACAACCTGACACATCAGGAGCGGATGGCCATGAAAATGCAGACCCTGTATCATCTGCTACACGCAAGTTTCAACCAGTCTCTCAATATTTAATGCGCCTGTAAGAAGaagcaagcgtaaaaagaagaccccGAAGAAATTGAAGGACTTTGTTAGAGAGTAATGAAAAACTgtgtttgtgtttcttttttgcgaAAGGGGATATGTAacataaggcgtcgctaccggctacagcgctgtgcgatggcatagaggaaaaagaagaaggaataaacaggatgtctccgtttatgctatCATGTTCATTATGTACGATGCAACAAGTGTTTTATAGTGCCCATAAAttccaattttattttttttgcttttctgcttAATTGCCTGTAAGTGCCTATAAATACCCATTTTCAATATCGGTGTTTATAAAAACACTATTTAAACTCAAAGTTTGCTTTCGAGTGCAGCTTGACCCTGTTATTTATGTCCACCGGGCTGTGCGTTTGGAACTCTATGCATAGAGTTCAATCAAGTCATCTAGTCCAATgagggaggaggaagcaacaaaaagggagaaggcagggaggttaaccagaaagacatccggttggctaccctacactgaggattagggaaggggacaagaaagacgagaaagagggaagagagggaaaagaaaaaaaaagggtgggggagagactgacagtaatttcactgcagcgtgtagaactctaccgcatgtcagaggcgttcacacaagcctgtctttctcaggaaacacagcagggctttcactgccttgtgggctgtcgaggcatgtgtacgttgctgtaatagcacctgcacagaaagaggctgatcatccagtcgccgcattgcgttggcaagtacttgtctatctaaGGCAAaacgaggacaatggcacagcaggtgttcgatattttcgtcggtgccgcaaacatcgcacgccgcactgtcagtaattccgattaacgtggtataagctttcgtgaaagcaactcccagccaaaggcgatagagaagcgaagctgcacgtcgatgtaggccgggtggaggccggagttgtagtgaagggtcgagctcgtgcagtcttgtacgttgtatgcttggtgtgttccactcagtcagtgtgagactgcgggccagttgacgaatctgcctcgccgcatccgctcttgaaagcggaatcggaacgctgttcgcttcctTATGTGACGtacgagcagcatgatctgcagaatcattgccgcctataccactatgcccaggtaaccactgaaagacgatgtcatggcctttttgtattaaaagatggtgaagtttcacggtttggtaggtcaactggtcgtggcatccgcgtcggagaactgatatcaggcactgtaacgctggttttgagtaaaaaaacacagcccatttacctggtctttcttctgaattgatgtgttccagtgcattgtgCAGAGCCTCGAGTCctgccgtcgttgaagttgtcacatgtgaagtcttaaaacatcgagttaccccttgtgatggtataacctctgctccacctgaactagacggcgtagtcgagccatccgtgtaaatgtgcacgtggttactgcagTTTTGTTCCAGTATAGAATAGACTCAGTTTTTTCAGgacatgtgtcggtaagtccgattttctcctcattcctggaatcattaagtgaactcgcggccggctcaagctccaaggaggaagcagtggctttgatgcaggtgcgtatgtctcagcaaacgatgaacgatgcttgtagacaatagtgccgtatgtcgtgcggggcctttgaAATTCCCGGAAAACAAACGCTAGCAGTAGGGAAACGGGACGTGCTGGCCAGCATATACACCGCCGCGCTGACATGGCGCGAGCGAAACCGCGAAGAGCCGTCAGAGGAAAGGAGAGTGAagagcaaaagaaagaaataaaatgtgGCGTGCATGCGtctcttgttttgtttgtaatttacttctTAAGCGGTTCACCGACAGGAGAGAAGGTATCCATACGCAGGAATATGACGAGGCGCCCCTCTCTCCCAGTCTGCTATCTCCTCCTGTGCTGCCCTTCTCAGCCGTATTGAGATTAGGGGTGGTGCTGATTTGTCAGTGAGCACGTGAATCCCCGAACTGCGGAATAAAAGCAGGGACCGTATTCTGTGAAATGTGCGGGAAAAAGGACAATTGCACGGCCGTTCAACTGGTGATGCCTCTGTGTCATCAAAAACAATAACATGTTTTGCTGTCCTGAGATGCAGGTCACACACGTCCTTGTGGTCAAATTATTCGAATTCATGTAAAAGTTTATTGCGCTTACATTTACGACATTGGAGGCCTGAAACGCGTTTCAAGACGTCTATTTATGACGCTTAAAACGTTGTTCTGCATGCCTATTTTTGGCGCCTAAAGTGCGCTTTCTTTAAATGTCCAAATCTGGCCACTCGCTATCACTTGCTTCCTTTGGAGAAGCATAAAATGTGGCTGTGACGAACCATTGCTGCGTGAATTTCAAAAAATAATATGCAAAGTGCAAAGTATAGGAGTTTCTTTCCTTTTCAGTTGCGGCGATCGAGAAACTTCGGTTCCCGTCGGTGAACTTTACCATGAAGTAATACTCAATAAATGCAGAGCCGGAAGGAACCGAATTGTTGTGGGGAACCTGAAATTCAGCCccttcaatttatttattttatttatttattcacttattaTATTGGTACGGGCATAACAGGCTTGCAGCCAGGAATTTTTTGGGattttggggtggggggggggggagggtcttTTGCACAAGGCCTTGAAATttcgagaaaaatattttttttcaggaaCACATCGAAATTTCGGGGAAGGGGGAAGGGGCAGGCTAGGGCACTTTTTGGCTACACGCCTGGAGCTAGACATGGTACGTGTATCCTGTGTAAAGTCACCATTTCCATGACTAGATTTTTTTCGATAGACTTCACGTGCGTCATTGCATGCCACAATTCAACAGGTGACGTATTATTTGGCAAGATGCTTGCTGAGGGTGAATAACGTCACGGCGTTTAGGTCTTTTGTCCTGTCATTGCCCTCCACAATTGCGCTGCACGGGAAAGTAACTGTTAATTGTATCATATGTGAGCTGATATTCTCACCATGGCATACATGAAACTCTACATATTACGCTTTCCTCCTTCGATATATTATTGTCGTGCCCTCCTCATACTATCGAAATGCTCACATTGCAAGTCAAACTTGTTGACTAATTATCTCAGCTTCttgaataaaacaaaaagagCTCTGAAAGTAAAGAACGAGCAGTAGAACGAAAATATCACACGAAGCGCTGACAGTCAGCGCTTTGTGCGATGTGTTGTCGATTCCTCTGATTGGTCTTCGCTTGTACCCCGCTGTTTCGAGATTCAAGAAGTTAACATTAAGCTTAGCTGTTTACAGTAATTGATCAGTCTCATAGGTCTGCACACAGAGCGGGAGGGGAGagtttcctccccccccccctcccagttTAATATAACGAGAGAGGTTTAAAAATAACAAGATCCAACGTGTCCTTTTGTTTAAACTTTTAGGTGTGCTTTTCAGTGAGAACCGTAGCTGACAAATGACACTGCAAATAAACAAAATACACGCTAATATGTCTAGATCGACTTATGTTTCATATAAACTTAGGTCTCTATTTCCGAACCTGTTAAAGCTCCAGCTGTATTATTCCCAAGTTAATGTACACATACATTACTGTTTTTTAATTTGGGGCTCTACTTCAAAAATACAATCTAGACAGACTATTAGTTTACAAAGAAAAAGATTTACGCTAAAACCCCCAACCTGAGTAACACACTCCACCGTTTTTCGCAAGCTTCAGATACCTACTGTCTACCAATAGTAGAATCTTAAACTCACCATTTGTACCGgtaaatatatagaaaacaacGTTGGAGGTCGCATGGAGCATTGCTACCCAAGCGATGGTCCTTGTGATCTGTGCTTTGACAGATTTTGATAACCTTTATTTGCAATAACTTATAGAAAACAAACCTTATCATATCAAATACCTCATCTACTCCCCAACATTAGCTATGTACGTGAACGTTTAGAACAAAGTTACACTGCAAACACTCTAAAAAAGGTAAAATGTAATTCCTTTCTTGTACTGTGCCCTAATCATCGTATCTATTATACATATCTACTTTAGTCCTTTTTATACTTTTCTGTAATTGAATAAAAGTTCCTTATTCCATTCAAATGCGTATTTATGCATTGTACCTAATCTTCTGACTAGTTATAGTTTCCTGGTTTCAGTTTTTTACATATTTCTTTCTTATCTTGCAATAAACAAATTGGTATTCATTGTAGTGTGGTGTTTTGAAGCGTATATTTCAGATATGCTTTCTAGTTCCTACATTCAACATTTGTTGCCCCCTCCTCCCCACCCTCCAGGAAAATTATAAATGTGTATTTTTTTACCCACTGCATCTGAGCTAATGTATGGGTGGAGGGAACCTAGTCAGGCAGAAGTAGTCTGCCTTTAGTCTCTTCAATCCAACGGTAACTGTCTTGGTAACTCCAAGACAGTTACTTGGTAACTGTCTTGGTAACACCAAATGTCTAGTTGGTTCAATCCAA
This region includes:
- the LOC142776994 gene encoding uncharacterized protein LOC142776994 translates to MSLVDFVCRECSMQFSGPVPYWGHLRSLKHKKRVETHRMLVEVAASESPLNCSPDVKTGAGPSAAGQPSPQIASKPLVCELCCVTTTCEDDLIAHVKGKKHKKTLQRKEGLRKLASAEISPLPLALSSPPTTSLPSATTPSMSPPMSTMSEPQELKEENGEVIDLSC